The Deltaproteobacteria bacterium genome has a window encoding:
- a CDS encoding response regulator → MKELVQWLIEFEGTVADLYSEASEYFAHDSKFSELLKALARDEKSHEALVRNLASHIEKKPEVQTGLSLDKKFRNEMSLCLNKCRTKLQAGNLKEDELLQILVHVELCEYNHQLTYLIEAVKETDHNFTAKFAGMQSHIDSIKNFIDERLGKDHRLLKKVHLPLVWQEKILVLDKSQAFCKLLANILGKEGAVSATSKGQEALEKVFSNYYRLILSEMHLQDMSGIQLYSLLAGKYPDIGKRFLFITSDDSVKNLSFFRKNNLNYLIKPVNIKDIINTVAAMM, encoded by the coding sequence ATGAAGGAACTCGTACAGTGGCTCATCGAATTTGAAGGAACGGTTGCTGACTTATACTCTGAAGCTTCAGAGTATTTTGCTCATGACAGTAAATTTTCAGAGCTGTTGAAAGCGCTGGCAAGGGACGAGAAAAGCCATGAAGCGCTTGTCAGAAATCTGGCAAGTCATATTGAAAAGAAGCCTGAAGTCCAAACCGGCCTTTCTTTAGATAAAAAATTTAGAAACGAGATGTCTCTTTGCCTCAACAAATGTCGAACAAAGTTGCAGGCAGGCAACTTAAAGGAAGATGAACTCCTTCAGATATTAGTTCATGTCGAACTTTGTGAATATAATCACCAACTCACCTACCTGATAGAAGCCGTAAAAGAGACGGATCATAATTTTACCGCAAAATTTGCCGGTATGCAGAGCCACATTGATAGCATAAAAAACTTCATCGATGAGCGGCTGGGCAAAGATCACCGCCTCCTTAAAAAGGTTCACCTGCCCCTTGTCTGGCAGGAAAAAATTCTGGTTCTGGACAAATCGCAGGCTTTTTGTAAATTGCTTGCAAATATACTGGGCAAAGAAGGAGCTGTTTCTGCAACAAGTAAGGGGCAGGAAGCGCTGGAGAAAGTTTTCAGCAATTATTACAGACTCATCCTTTCGGAAATGCATTTGCAGGATATGAGCGGCATCCAGTTATACAGCCTGCTTGCCGGTAAATATCCGGATATTGGGAAAAGGTTTTTATTTATTACCAGTGATGATTCCGTAAAAAACCTCTCTTTTTTCAGGAAAAACAATCTTAACTACCTTATAAAGCCCGTTAATATAAAAGATATTATAAATACTGTTGCAGCAATGATGTAA
- a CDS encoding ferredoxin--NADP reductase, giving the protein MSGNGYNATVIQKIQMTPNLMTLRVRPDDEVPDFKPGQYTVLGLNSSEPRLEESATDDKTYEKETLIRRAYSISSASIEKEYLEFYVALVRSGELTPRLFNLEQGSRLFMGGKIVGMFTLDSVPQEKDLLFIGTGTGLAPYMSMIRSELHIHKDRRFVIIHGAACSWDLGYRDELSILDRYSDTFNYIPTITQPEDDPSWKGETGFIQDLITTGIVERKTGQKITPHKFDVFLCGNPKMVETVKEILIEKEFTRHSKKEPGTIHIEEFWKM; this is encoded by the coding sequence ATGAGTGGAAACGGATACAACGCTACGGTAATCCAAAAAATACAGATGACGCCAAACCTGATGACTCTCAGGGTGAGGCCTGACGATGAAGTGCCTGACTTTAAGCCCGGCCAGTACACCGTTCTCGGACTAAACAGCAGTGAACCCCGTCTGGAAGAGTCGGCTACTGACGATAAAACCTATGAGAAAGAAACACTGATCAGGCGGGCCTATTCTATCTCTTCTGCAAGCATTGAAAAAGAATATCTTGAGTTCTATGTAGCCCTTGTACGAAGTGGAGAACTTACTCCCAGGCTTTTCAACCTTGAACAGGGTTCAAGATTATTTATGGGAGGCAAGATCGTCGGTATGTTTACCCTCGACTCCGTGCCACAGGAAAAAGATCTCCTGTTTATCGGAACAGGCACCGGGCTTGCGCCTTACATGAGTATGATCCGCTCCGAGCTTCATATTCACAAAGATAGAAGGTTTGTTATTATCCATGGCGCCGCCTGTTCCTGGGACCTTGGATACAGGGATGAGCTTTCTATCCTGGACAGATATTCCGATACATTCAATTATATCCCGACAATCACCCAGCCTGAAGACGATCCTTCCTGGAAAGGAGAGACGGGATTTATACAGGATCTTATTACAACCGGCATTGTTGAAAGAAAAACAGGCCAAAAAATCACACCCCATAAATTCGACGTTTTCCTTTGCGGCAATCCCAAAATGGTTGAAACGGTGAAAGAAATTCTTATTGAAAAAGAGTTCACCCGTCACAGCAAAAAAGAGCCGGGAACCATCCATATAGAAGAATTCTGGAAGATGTAA
- a CDS encoding zinc-dependent alcohol dehydrogenase family protein, with protein MKALALEKIIDLGKEKEALKTIFPPLPEPASGEIMIKVSTCGVCHTELDEIEGRTAPPRLPVIPGHQVVGRVAKKGKKANAFNMGDRVGVAWIYSACGKCDFCTSGRENLCSHFVATGRDVNGGYAQYMTVSEKFAHAIPDIFSDVEAAPLLCAGAIGFRALKLSGIADGAHIGLTGFGASNHIVMKLARHLYPAAKIYVFARSQRERDFALELGACWSGKSDDKTPEKLHAVIDTTPAWKPVIHALSNLKGGGRLVINAIGKEEHDKDCLLEMDYPSHLWMEKEIKSVANITRDDVSGFLKIAAQIPIKSHVQVFHLEEANKALAELKEGKIRGAKVLQIG; from the coding sequence ATGAAGGCGCTGGCGTTGGAAAAAATTATTGATCTAGGGAAAGAAAAGGAAGCGCTGAAGACCATCTTTCCGCCCCTGCCGGAACCCGCTTCAGGTGAAATAATGATAAAAGTTTCTACCTGCGGTGTCTGTCATACCGAACTTGATGAAATAGAAGGAAGAACAGCCCCTCCCCGCCTTCCCGTCATTCCGGGGCACCAGGTTGTGGGAAGAGTGGCAAAAAAAGGAAAAAAGGCAAATGCTTTTAACATGGGAGACCGGGTGGGTGTTGCCTGGATATATTCTGCCTGTGGAAAATGCGATTTCTGCACAAGCGGCAGAGAAAACCTTTGCAGCCATTTTGTTGCAACGGGAAGAGACGTCAATGGCGGATATGCCCAATATATGACGGTCAGTGAAAAATTTGCCCATGCCATTCCTGACATTTTTTCCGATGTTGAAGCAGCGCCACTGCTTTGCGCAGGAGCCATCGGCTTCCGGGCTCTTAAGTTAAGCGGTATTGCTGATGGCGCTCATATCGGCCTCACCGGTTTCGGCGCTTCAAATCATATTGTCATGAAACTGGCCCGGCACCTCTACCCGGCGGCAAAGATATACGTCTTTGCAAGGAGCCAAAGAGAGAGGGACTTTGCCCTGGAACTGGGGGCATGCTGGTCCGGGAAAAGTGACGACAAGACACCGGAGAAGCTCCATGCCGTCATCGATACGACGCCCGCATGGAAACCGGTTATCCATGCCCTTTCCAACCTCAAAGGTGGCGGCAGACTGGTCATTAATGCCATAGGCAAGGAAGAGCATGACAAGGACTGCCTCCTCGAAATGGATTACCCTTCCCACCTCTGGATGGAAAAAGAAATCAAGAGTGTGGCAAACATTACAAGAGACGATGTGTCCGGCTTTCTTAAAATTGCAGCCCAAATTCCCATAAAATCACATGTGCAGGTCTTTCATCTGGAAGAAGCCAACAAAGCTTTAGCAGAGTTGAAAGAAGGAAAAATAAGGGGGGCCAAGGTCCTCCAGATAGGATGA
- a CDS encoding Slp family lipoprotein encodes MKKWLLLSAALLALNGCAHVVSRANLEKADRSISVADLIKKPEKYKGKIVILGGNIVNSLNKNDGTYIEVLHKKLDSLGRPVESNETLGRFIVFHEGYLDTAIFAKGRRLTVAGEVIGQKKLPLGEIEYKYPLIKSMELHMTDPRQEPTIRLGIGIGGTF; translated from the coding sequence ATGAAAAAATGGCTCCTCCTGTCAGCAGCACTTCTTGCCTTAAACGGATGCGCTCATGTCGTCTCCAGGGCAAATCTTGAAAAAGCCGACAGATCAATTTCAGTTGCCGACCTTATCAAAAAACCTGAAAAGTACAAAGGGAAAATCGTCATTCTTGGCGGAAATATCGTAAACTCCCTTAACAAAAATGACGGAACCTACATCGAGGTATTGCATAAAAAACTCGACTCTCTGGGCCGGCCTGTCGAAAGTAATGAAACATTGGGCCGTTTTATTGTCTTTCATGAAGGATATCTTGATACGGCCATATTTGCAAAGGGGAGACGCCTCACTGTTGCCGGAGAGGTAATAGGCCAAAAAAAACTGCCCCTGGGAGAAATAGAATATAAATACCCCCTCATAAAAAGCATGGAGCTGCATATGACAGACCCCCGTCAAGAACCCACTATCAGGCTTGGAATCGGCATCGGGGGAACCTTCTAA
- a CDS encoding CapA family protein codes for MNRILLIIVFAITALFFSIDLFAEKNGEEEKGEIVIQAVGDIMPTARVLPFVKKHGFDYPYRATAKLFKSADLVIGNMEAPITTGGSRFKNKKFTFKAPLESAAALKAAGVTHLSLANNHMMDYGMKGLVSTLKALDDVKINYAGAGITLGAARKSSIYEVKGKKIAFLSYSKTYPFEFYATKKKGGTAPGYAAYVKRDIRKARKLSDIVIVAFHWGAEKRETPKDYQRELAHLSIDSGAHIVLGHHPHVLQGIEYYGEGIIFYSLGNFVFGSYSKSATESIIARITVDNDGIGKVEALPLNVNNYEVNFQPGLLTGKRGSEIISRLSRLSEPLGSRLLFADNAGVASKMEKLTMSGASSAQD; via the coding sequence ATGAATAGAATCTTATTAATCATCGTATTTGCAATTACGGCACTTTTCTTTTCCATTGATTTGTTTGCGGAAAAAAATGGGGAAGAGGAAAAGGGGGAGATTGTCATCCAGGCTGTTGGTGATATTATGCCCACAGCCAGGGTACTTCCCTTTGTAAAAAAGCATGGATTTGACTATCCCTACAGGGCAACAGCAAAGTTGTTTAAAAGCGCTGATCTCGTTATCGGCAATATGGAGGCTCCCATTACAACCGGTGGTTCACGCTTTAAAAATAAAAAATTTACCTTTAAGGCTCCCCTGGAATCAGCAGCAGCGCTTAAGGCAGCGGGAGTTACTCATCTTTCTCTCGCCAATAACCATATGATGGACTACGGTATGAAGGGCCTCGTTTCCACACTAAAAGCGCTCGATGATGTAAAGATCAATTATGCAGGAGCGGGGATAACTTTAGGCGCGGCAAGAAAAAGTTCAATTTATGAAGTCAAAGGGAAAAAGATAGCTTTTCTTTCCTATTCAAAGACCTATCCCTTTGAATTTTATGCCACAAAAAAGAAAGGCGGCACTGCGCCCGGTTATGCGGCCTATGTAAAGAGAGATATCAGGAAGGCCCGTAAACTGTCAGACATTGTTATTGTCGCTTTTCACTGGGGCGCTGAAAAGAGGGAGACACCCAAAGATTACCAGAGGGAGCTGGCTCATCTTTCCATAGACAGCGGAGCCCATATCGTTTTGGGCCACCATCCTCATGTTTTGCAAGGGATTGAATATTACGGTGAGGGCATTATTTTTTACAGCCTCGGTAATTTTGTTTTTGGTTCCTATAGCAAAAGTGCGACGGAAAGCATTATTGCCAGGATAACAGTGGATAACGATGGCATCGGAAAGGTTGAAGCCCTGCCCCTTAATGTGAATAACTATGAAGTTAATTTTCAGCCGGGGCTTCTTACCGGGAAAAGGGGAAGTGAGATAATTTCACGGCTTTCCCGATTATCAGAACCTTTAGGCAGCAGATTGCTTTTTGCTGATAACGCCGGTGTTGCAAGTAAAATGGAAAAGCTTACCATGAGCGGGGCAAGCAGCGCTCAGGACTGA
- a CDS encoding M48 family metallopeptidase, translated as MKSSALVEIKGAGNILFERSRRARRLNITIRPVKGVRVAVPCWMTFEEAHKIVSGRSAWIRKHTLRMEEERLKCKALTKDLPLPERKEAKNKIIKRVEALALEHAFHYNRIIIRNQKTRWGSCSAKNNINLNIKLARLPNELLDYVVLHELVHTRIKNHGSRFWGELDKILGNAKKIDAKMKPYRLDLL; from the coding sequence TTGAAAAGCAGTGCACTCGTTGAAATCAAAGGGGCTGGTAATATCCTCTTTGAACGGAGCCGCAGGGCCAGGCGTCTAAACATTACCATCAGGCCGGTGAAAGGCGTACGGGTTGCCGTCCCCTGCTGGATGACTTTCGAAGAAGCCCACAAGATCGTCTCAGGAAGAAGCGCGTGGATCAGAAAACATACGCTCAGAATGGAAGAAGAAAGGTTGAAATGCAAAGCTCTTACAAAAGACCTGCCTCTTCCTGAAAGGAAAGAAGCTAAAAACAAAATAATAAAGAGAGTTGAGGCGCTTGCTTTAGAGCATGCTTTTCATTACAACCGCATTATTATCAGGAACCAGAAAACAAGGTGGGGCAGTTGTTCAGCAAAAAACAACATCAATCTCAACATAAAACTTGCCAGGCTTCCCAATGAACTGCTCGATTACGTCGTTCTCCACGAACTGGTTCATACAAGGATAAAAAATCACGGAAGCAGATTCTGGGGAGAGTTGGACAAGATACTGGGTAATGCAAAAAAAATTGACGCAAAAATGAAACCCTACAGGCTGGATCTGCTTTAA
- a CDS encoding HIT family protein, translated as MFKLHSRLKEDCHILGQSELSLLLLMNDLRYPWFIMVPKRPDIKEIFQLSGEDQLQLARESANLAFALSTAFKGDKINIASLGNVVSQLHIHHIVRFKNDPAWPGPVWGHSKAIPYADEAREMITGKIKAQLKKDFNFCRGAAGLGDHSENE; from the coding sequence ATGTTTAAACTTCACTCCCGGTTAAAGGAGGATTGCCATATACTGGGACAGTCGGAACTGTCTCTCCTCCTTTTAATGAATGATTTAAGATATCCATGGTTTATCATGGTGCCAAAGCGGCCGGACATTAAAGAAATATTTCAACTTTCAGGAGAAGATCAACTACAGCTTGCAAGAGAATCCGCCAACCTTGCCTTTGCCCTGTCAACGGCCTTTAAAGGCGATAAAATCAACATTGCCTCTCTGGGAAATGTCGTTTCCCAGCTTCATATCCACCACATTGTACGCTTTAAAAATGATCCTGCCTGGCCCGGCCCTGTCTGGGGCCACAGTAAGGCAATCCCCTACGCTGACGAGGCGAGAGAAATGATAACAGGAAAAATAAAGGCGCAATTGAAAAAGGATTTTAATTTCTGCCGGGGAGCTGCCGGACTTGGGGATCACAGTGAAAATGAATAA